The following are from one region of the Gammaproteobacteria bacterium genome:
- a CDS encoding HlyD family type I secretion periplasmic adaptor subunit, with product MTMPHFQASRDLLKRYASIFRHAWRDRKQHDGRARLPHEAQFLPAALALQETPVSPLPRVAMWLLMAFALIALLWAVFGRIDIVATAQGKIVPNDRTKVIQPMETATVKAIHVADGQVVKAGEVLIELDATNAQADMDRLASDLAAARFQIGRARALLVALEEGRPPVLRKADGINPAQWQEAQRLLEGQFGEYLAKRARIEADIARREAERRSTLELVHKLEQTAPIAHQRAQDYKDLVDKSFVPRHGYLEREQERIEKEGDLATQRSRLQEIDAALIEGRSEKAALAAETRRLTLDSLNEGLQKARALEQELVKADTRGRLMTLVSPVDGTVQQLAVHTVGGVVTPAQPVMMIVPGDHPLEVEAFVENKDIGFVNAGQNAEVKIETFPYTKYGTIHAKLTHLSHDAINDEKRGLIYSSRVKMDRATLAVEGKQVNLTPGMAVTVEIKTGKRRVIEYFLSPLLQYGQESLRER from the coding sequence ATGACCATGCCCCACTTTCAGGCATCCCGTGATCTGTTGAAGCGTTATGCCTCGATTTTCCGCCATGCCTGGCGCGACCGCAAACAGCACGATGGCCGCGCGCGCCTGCCACACGAGGCGCAGTTTCTCCCGGCGGCGCTGGCGTTACAGGAAACGCCCGTCTCACCGCTGCCCCGTGTGGCGATGTGGCTGCTGATGGCGTTCGCCCTCATTGCGCTGCTGTGGGCGGTGTTCGGCAGGATCGACATCGTCGCCACCGCCCAGGGCAAGATCGTGCCCAACGACCGCACCAAGGTCATCCAGCCGATGGAGACCGCCACCGTGAAAGCGATTCATGTCGCCGACGGGCAGGTGGTCAAGGCGGGTGAGGTGCTGATCGAGCTGGATGCCACCAATGCCCAGGCCGACATGGACCGCTTGGCGAGCGACCTGGCGGCGGCACGGTTCCAGATTGGCCGGGCGCGCGCGCTGCTCGTGGCGCTAGAAGAGGGCCGTCCACCCGTTCTTAGGAAAGCCGATGGAATCAATCCGGCTCAGTGGCAGGAGGCCCAGCGCCTTCTTGAAGGGCAATTCGGCGAATATCTGGCAAAGCGCGCCCGCATCGAGGCCGATATCGCCCGGCGCGAGGCCGAGCGGCGCTCCACCCTGGAACTGGTACACAAGCTGGAGCAGACCGCGCCGATTGCCCACCAGCGGGCGCAGGACTATAAGGATCTGGTGGACAAGAGCTTCGTGCCCCGCCACGGCTATCTGGAGCGTGAACAGGAACGCATCGAGAAGGAGGGTGACCTGGCAACGCAACGCAGCCGGTTGCAGGAGATCGACGCCGCCCTGATCGAGGGCCGGAGCGAGAAGGCGGCGCTGGCTGCCGAGACCCGGCGGCTGACCCTGGACAGCCTGAACGAAGGTCTGCAAAAGGCGCGGGCGCTGGAGCAGGAGTTGGTGAAAGCGGACACGCGCGGCAGGCTGATGACGCTCGTCTCGCCGGTGGACGGCACGGTGCAGCAGCTCGCCGTGCATACTGTCGGTGGCGTGGTCACCCCCGCCCAGCCGGTGATGATGATCGTGCCAGGGGATCATCCGCTGGAAGTCGAGGCCTTTGTCGAGAATAAGGATATCGGCTTCGTCAATGCCGGCCAGAACGCAGAGGTCAAGATCGAAACCTTTCCCTACACCAAGTATGGCACCATCCACGCCAAACTCACGCATCTCTCCCATGACGCGATCAACGACGAGAAACGCGGCCTGATCTACTCTTCGCGAGTGAAGATGGACAGGGCCACCCTGGCTGTCGAAGGCAAGCAGGTGAACCTGACGCCCGGCATGGCCGTGACGGTGGAGATCAAGACCGGCAAGCGGCGGGTGATCGAGTATTTCCTCAGCCCGCTGTTGCAGTATGGGCAGGAGAGTTTGCGGGAGCGGTAG
- a CDS encoding type I secretion system permease/ATPase, whose translation MLARFHGLAADPDQIAHEFRESGTRFGTADILLAAKKLELKAKVVKPSLARLAHTPLPAIAVDRDGRYFILARIESDKVLIQDPQSERPEIIAIDAFQARWSGELILFTSRASLAGDLAKFDFTWFIPAVVKYRKLLGEVLLVSFVLQFFALITPLFFQVVMDKVLVHRGFTTLDVIAVGLLAVVTFEVMLTTLRSYVFAHTTSRIDVELGARLFRHLLNLPLAYFQARRVGDSVARVRELENIRSFLTGNAITLVLDLVFSVVFLAVMFYYSGWLTLIVVLSLPCYVLVSVLSTPLLRARLNEKFNRGAENQAFLVETLGGIDTVKSMAVEPQWTRTWDNQLAAYVSASFRTATIGTLAGGGVSLISKLVTVATLWVGARLVIDGQLTVGQLIAFNMLAAQVANPVIRLAQLWTDFQQTGISVQRLGDILNTRTEIAGAKSALPPIQGRIEFDQTVFRYRPDGPEVLRGVSLVIRPGEVIGIVGRSGSGKSTLAKLVQRLYAPERGRVLIDGIDLALADASSLRRQIGVVLQENVLFNRSIRENIALADPGAALSAVIHAAKLAGAHEFITELPEGYDTMVGEHGSTLSGGQRQRIAIARALITNPRILIFDEATSALDYESERIIQNNMKAICKGRTVIVIAHRLSAVRDAHRIIVMERGQIVEEGPHAELVGRDAGHYAHLYRLQQG comes from the coding sequence ATGCTGGCCCGCTTTCACGGGCTGGCGGCCGATCCGGATCAGATTGCCCATGAGTTCAGGGAAAGCGGCACGCGCTTCGGCACGGCTGATATCCTGCTGGCGGCGAAGAAGCTGGAATTAAAGGCCAAGGTCGTCAAGCCGTCGTTGGCACGGTTGGCCCATACGCCGTTGCCCGCCATCGCTGTAGATAGGGACGGCCGTTATTTCATCCTTGCCCGCATCGAGAGCGACAAGGTGTTGATTCAAGACCCGCAATCGGAGCGGCCCGAGATCATCGCCATTGATGCCTTTCAGGCGCGCTGGTCGGGCGAGTTGATCCTCTTTACATCGCGCGCCTCACTGGCTGGTGATCTGGCCAAATTCGATTTCACCTGGTTCATCCCGGCGGTCGTCAAATACCGCAAGCTGCTGGGTGAAGTGCTGCTGGTGTCGTTCGTCTTGCAGTTTTTCGCCCTCATCACGCCCCTGTTCTTCCAGGTGGTGATGGACAAGGTGCTGGTGCACCGGGGATTCACCACGCTGGACGTGATCGCCGTGGGCCTGTTGGCCGTGGTGACCTTCGAGGTCATGCTGACCACGCTGCGCAGCTATGTGTTTGCCCATACCACCAGCCGCATCGACGTGGAACTGGGTGCGAGGTTGTTCCGGCATCTGTTGAATCTGCCGCTGGCCTACTTTCAGGCGCGCCGTGTGGGCGACTCGGTGGCGCGGGTGCGGGAGCTGGAGAACATCCGCTCCTTTCTCACCGGCAACGCGATTACATTGGTGCTGGATCTGGTTTTCTCCGTGGTGTTCCTGGCGGTGATGTTTTACTACAGCGGCTGGCTGACGCTGATCGTGGTGTTGTCGCTGCCGTGCTATGTCCTGGTGTCGGTTCTTTCCACGCCGCTGCTGCGCGCGCGGCTGAACGAGAAGTTCAATCGTGGCGCGGAGAATCAGGCATTCCTGGTGGAGACCCTTGGCGGCATCGACACCGTGAAGAGTATGGCGGTTGAGCCGCAATGGACGCGCACCTGGGACAACCAGCTGGCGGCCTACGTCTCGGCCAGCTTTCGCACTGCGACCATTGGCACACTGGCTGGTGGCGGCGTGTCGTTGATCAGCAAGCTGGTGACGGTGGCGACCTTGTGGGTCGGTGCCCGGCTGGTCATCGATGGTCAACTCACGGTCGGCCAATTAATCGCCTTCAACATGCTGGCCGCGCAAGTGGCCAACCCGGTGATTCGACTGGCGCAGTTGTGGACCGACTTCCAGCAGACCGGCATTTCGGTGCAGCGCCTGGGCGACATCCTCAACACCCGCACCGAGATCGCCGGCGCCAAGAGCGCGCTGCCGCCGATTCAGGGGCGCATCGAGTTCGACCAGACGGTGTTCCGCTACCGGCCGGACGGCCCGGAAGTGCTGCGCGGCGTCAGTCTCGTGATTCGCCCCGGTGAGGTAATCGGTATTGTCGGCCGCTCCGGTTCCGGCAAGAGCACGCTCGCTAAGCTGGTGCAGCGCCTTTATGCGCCTGAGCGCGGCCGGGTGTTGATCGACGGCATCGACCTCGCCCTGGCCGATGCCTCCTCACTGCGCCGCCAGATCGGCGTGGTGCTGCAAGAGAATGTATTGTTCAACCGCAGCATCCGCGAGAACATCGCCCTGGCCGATCCGGGCGCTGCACTTTCGGCGGTCATCCACGCAGCCAAACTCGCCGGCGCCCACGAGTTCATCACCGAGCTGCCGGAGGGTTACGATACGATGGTCGGCGAGCACGGTTCGACGCTCTCCGGCGGCCAGCGCCAGCGCATCGCCATCGCCCGCGCGCTGATCACCAACCCGCGCATCCTGATCTTCGATGAGGCGACCAGCGCGCTGGACTATGAATCCGAGCGCATCATCCAGAACAACATGAAGGCGATCTGCAAGGGCCGCACGGTGATCGTCATCGCCCATCGCCTGTCTGCGGTACGGGATGCGCACCGCATCATCGTCATGGAGCGCGGCCAGATCGTCGAGGAAGGTCCCCATGCCGAGCTGGTCGGCCGGGATGCCGGGCACTATGCCCATCTTTATCGTTTACAGCAGGGGTGA